atagcttttatttttctcccctttaGGATGAAAGGATGTGCAATGAGGATGTGGTAGCAAGGGTTCAAGAGACCTAACTTGGAAGACGTttcatcaggaagaaaagagatgacTGCCTTATTTTATGGATGGCACTGAAGTAGACTTTGACCTTCTTCGGAAGCACACCACAGACTTGGCATGGGAAACCACAGCAACAACCATACCTGTTTGACAGATGATTCCTTTAAGTACAATTTGTATGGAGCCGTGTACAGCGTGGTCTTCATCCTCGGTTTGATCACTAACTGTGCTtccctctttgttttctgctgccgGATGAAGATGCGGAGCGAAACGGCCATCTTCATGACAAACCTGGCGGTTTCAGATCTGCTGTTTGTGTTCActttgccttttaaaattttttaCAACTTTAACAGGCATTGGCCTTTCGGAGATAGCCTGTGCAAGATTTCTGGGACAGCATTTCTCACTAATATCTATGGGAGCATGCTGTTCCTCACCTGCATCAGTGTTGACCGTTTCCTTGCAATAGTCTACCCATTCCGGTCTCGTACCATTAGGACCAGAAGAAATTCAGCCATAGTCTGTGCTGGCGTTTGGATACTGGTCCTCAGCGGTGGAATCTCAGCCTCGTTGTTCTCCACAACCAACGTTTCCAACACCAGCACCACCTGCTTCGAAGGCTTTTCCAAACGTATCTGGAAAACCTATTTGTCTAAGATCACTATATTTATTGAGGTGGTGGGGTTCATCATTCCTTTGCTACTCAACCTCACGTGCTCTTCCTTAGTTCTCAGGACGCTCCGCAAACCTGCCACCTTGTCTCAGATCGGGACAAACAAAGAGAAAGTATTGAAGATGATCATTGTGCATGTGGCCATTTTTGTTGTGTGCTTCGTGCCTTATAACTCCATACTCTTCTTGTATGCTCTTGTGCGGTCCCAGGCGATAGCAAATTGTTCCTTGGAGAGGTTTGCACGGACAATGTACCCAATCACGTTGTGCATTGCAACCATGAACTGCTGCTTTGACCCATTTATCTATTACTTCACATCAGAATCCTTCCAGAAATCTTTCAACATAAAGACACAGATAAAAATGGACTCCCTTTTCAAGACTGAGACCCCTCTAACAAAGACCGCTCTACCAGCACAGCAGGATGAAATAAGTGACCAGGCCATTACAAACGGGGGAGATCCAACATCTGAATCACATTTCTAGTGCCATGTTGACACGTGCCTTATCCCCCGTTACCTT
This DNA window, taken from Excalfactoria chinensis isolate bCotChi1 chromosome 4, bCotChi1.hap2, whole genome shotgun sequence, encodes the following:
- the LPAR4 gene encoding lysophosphatidic acid receptor 4, with product MGNHSNNHTCLTDDSFKYNLYGAVYSVVFILGLITNCASLFVFCCRMKMRSETAIFMTNLAVSDLLFVFTLPFKIFYNFNRHWPFGDSLCKISGTAFLTNIYGSMLFLTCISVDRFLAIVYPFRSRTIRTRRNSAIVCAGVWILVLSGGISASLFSTTNVSNTSTTCFEGFSKRIWKTYLSKITIFIEVVGFIIPLLLNLTCSSLVLRTLRKPATLSQIGTNKEKVLKMIIVHVAIFVVCFVPYNSILFLYALVRSQAIANCSLERFARTMYPITLCIATMNCCFDPFIYYFTSESFQKSFNIKTQIKMDSLFKTETPLTKTALPAQQDEISDQAITNGGDPTSESHF